One Theropithecus gelada isolate Dixy chromosome 3, Tgel_1.0, whole genome shotgun sequence genomic window carries:
- the ARPC1B gene encoding actin-related protein 2/3 complex subunit 1B isoform X1 produces MAYHSFLVEPISCHAWNKDRSQIAICPNNHEVHIYEKSGAKWTKVHELKEHNGQVTGIDWAPESNRIVTCGTDRNAYVWTLKGRTWKPTLVILRINRAARCVRWAPNENKFAVGSGSRVISICYFEQENDWWVCKHIKKPIRSTVLSLDWHPNNVLLAAGSCDFKCRIFSAYIKEVEERPAPTPWGSKMPFGELMFESSSSCGWVHGVCFSASGSRVAWVSHDSTVCLADADKKMAVATLASETLPLLALTFITDNSLVAAGHDCFPVLFTYDAAAGMLSFGGRLDVPKQSSQRGLTARERFQNLDKKASSEGGTTAGAGLDSLHKNSVSQISVLSGGKAKCSQFCTTGMDGGMSIWDVKVRLALPGFPLCPPGQLFPPIPTPWR; encoded by the exons ATGGCCTACCACAGCTTCCTGGTGGAGCCCATCAGCTGCCACGCCTGGAACAAGGACCGTAGCC AGATCGCCATCTGCCCCAACAACCATGAGGTGCACATCTACGAAAAGAGCGGTGCCAAATGGACCAAGGTGCACGAGCTCAAGGAGCACAACGGGCAGGTGACAG GCATCGACTGGGCCCCCGAGAGTAACCGTATTGTGACCTGCGGCACAGACCGCAATGCCTACGTGTGGACGCTGAAGGGCCGCACGTGGAAGCCCACGCTGGTCATCCTGCGGATCAACCGGGCCGCCCGCTGCGTGCGCTGGGCCCCCAATGAGAACAAGTTTGCTGTGGGCAGCGGCTCCCGTGTCATCTCCATCTGTTATTTCGAGCAGGAGAACGACTG gtgggTTTGCAAGCACATCAAGAAGCCCATCCGCTCCACCGTTCTCAGCCTGGACTGGCACCCCAACAACGTGCTGCTGGCTGCTGGCTCCTGTGACTTCAAGTGCCG GATCTTTTCAGCCTACATCAAGGAGGTGGAGGAACGGCCGGCACCCACCCCATGGGGCTCCAAGATGCCCTTTGGGGAGCTGATGTTCGAATCCAGCAGTAGCTGTGGCTGGGTACATGGCGTCTGCTTCTCAGCCAGTGGGAGCCGCGTGGCCTGGGTGAGCCACGACAGCACCGTGTGCCTGGCTGATGCTGACAAGAAGATGGC CGTCGCGACTCTGGCCTCTGAAACGCTACCGCTGCTGGCGCTGACCTTCATCACAGACAACAGCCTGGTGGCAGCG GGCCACGACTGCTTCCCAGTGCTGTTCACCTATGACGCCGCTGCGGGGATGCTGAGCTTCGGCGGGCGGCTGGACGTTCCCAAGCAGAGCTCGCAGCGTGGCTTAACGGCCCGCGAGCGCTTCCAGAACCTCGACAAGAAGGCTAGCTCGGAGGGCGGCACGACTGCGGGCGCGGGCCTGGACTCGCTGCACAAGAACAGCGTCAG CCAGATCTCGGTGCTCAGCGGGGGCAAGGCCAAGTGCTCGCAGTTCTGCACCACTGGCATGGACGGCGGCATGAGCATCTGGGATGTGAAGGTGAGGCTTGCCCTTCCTGGCTTCCCGCTGTGCCCCCCAGGTCAACTCTTtccccccatccccactccctgGAGGTGA
- the ARPC1B gene encoding actin-related protein 2/3 complex subunit 1B isoform X2: MAYHSFLVEPISCHAWNKDRSQIAICPNNHEVHIYEKSGAKWTKVHELKEHNGQVTGIDWAPESNRIVTCGTDRNAYVWTLKGRTWKPTLVILRINRAARCVRWAPNENKFAVGSGSRVISICYFEQENDWWVCKHIKKPIRSTVLSLDWHPNNVLLAAGSCDFKCRIFSAYIKEVEERPAPTPWGSKMPFGELMFESSSSCGWVHGVCFSASGSRVAWVSHDSTVCLADADKKMAVATLASETLPLLALTFITDNSLVAAGHDCFPVLFTYDAAAGMLSFGGRLDVPKQSSQRGLTARERFQNLDKKASSEGGTTAGAGLDSLHKNSVSQISVLSGGKAKCSQFCTTGMDGGMSIWDVKSLESALKDLKIK; encoded by the exons ATGGCCTACCACAGCTTCCTGGTGGAGCCCATCAGCTGCCACGCCTGGAACAAGGACCGTAGCC AGATCGCCATCTGCCCCAACAACCATGAGGTGCACATCTACGAAAAGAGCGGTGCCAAATGGACCAAGGTGCACGAGCTCAAGGAGCACAACGGGCAGGTGACAG GCATCGACTGGGCCCCCGAGAGTAACCGTATTGTGACCTGCGGCACAGACCGCAATGCCTACGTGTGGACGCTGAAGGGCCGCACGTGGAAGCCCACGCTGGTCATCCTGCGGATCAACCGGGCCGCCCGCTGCGTGCGCTGGGCCCCCAATGAGAACAAGTTTGCTGTGGGCAGCGGCTCCCGTGTCATCTCCATCTGTTATTTCGAGCAGGAGAACGACTG gtgggTTTGCAAGCACATCAAGAAGCCCATCCGCTCCACCGTTCTCAGCCTGGACTGGCACCCCAACAACGTGCTGCTGGCTGCTGGCTCCTGTGACTTCAAGTGCCG GATCTTTTCAGCCTACATCAAGGAGGTGGAGGAACGGCCGGCACCCACCCCATGGGGCTCCAAGATGCCCTTTGGGGAGCTGATGTTCGAATCCAGCAGTAGCTGTGGCTGGGTACATGGCGTCTGCTTCTCAGCCAGTGGGAGCCGCGTGGCCTGGGTGAGCCACGACAGCACCGTGTGCCTGGCTGATGCTGACAAGAAGATGGC CGTCGCGACTCTGGCCTCTGAAACGCTACCGCTGCTGGCGCTGACCTTCATCACAGACAACAGCCTGGTGGCAGCG GGCCACGACTGCTTCCCAGTGCTGTTCACCTATGACGCCGCTGCGGGGATGCTGAGCTTCGGCGGGCGGCTGGACGTTCCCAAGCAGAGCTCGCAGCGTGGCTTAACGGCCCGCGAGCGCTTCCAGAACCTCGACAAGAAGGCTAGCTCGGAGGGCGGCACGACTGCGGGCGCGGGCCTGGACTCGCTGCACAAGAACAGCGTCAG CCAGATCTCGGTGCTCAGCGGGGGCAAGGCCAAGTGCTCGCAGTTCTGCACCACTGGCATGGACGGCGGCATGAGCATCTGGGATGTGAAG AGCTTGGAGTCAGCCTTGAAGGACCTCAAGATCAAATGA
- the PDAP1 gene encoding 28 kDa heat- and acid-stable phosphoprotein isoform X1 → MPKGGRKGGHKGRARQYTSPEEIDAQLQAEKQKAREEEEQKEGGDGAAGDPKKEKKSLDSDESEDEEDDYQQKRKGVEGLIDIENPNRVAQTTKKVTQLDLDGPKELSRREREEIEKQKAKERYMKMHLAGKTEQAKADLARLAIIRKQREEAARKKEEERKGKGWVVHAGTAPNFGPGPATKP, encoded by the exons ATGCCCAAAGGAG GGAGAAAGGGAGGCCACAAAGGCCGGGCGAGGCAGTATACGAGCCCTGAGGAGATCGACGCACAGCTGCAGGCTGAGAAGCAGAAGGCCAGG gaagaagaggagCAAAAAGAAGGTGGAGATGGGGCTGCAGGTGACcccaaaaaggagaagaaatctcTAGACTCAGATGAGAGTGAGGATGAAGAAGATGACTACCAG CAAAAGCGCAAAGGCGTCGAAGGGCTCATCGACATCGAGAACCCCAACCGGGTGGCACAGACAACCaaaaaggtcacacagctggatcTGGACGGGCCAAAGGAGCTTTCCAGGAGAGAACG AGAAGAGATTGAgaagcagaaggcaaaagagcGTTACATGAAGATGCACTTGGCCGGGAAGACAGAGCAAGCCAAGGCCGACCTGGCCCGACTGGCCATCATCCGGAAACAGCGGGAGGAGGCTGCccggaagaaggaagaggaaaggaaaggtaaGGGCTGGGTTGTGCATGCAGGGACAGCCCCCAACTTTGGTCCTGGGCCAGCCACAAAGCCCTGA
- the PDAP1 gene encoding 28 kDa heat- and acid-stable phosphoprotein isoform X2, with product MPKGGRKGGHKGRARQYTSPEEIDAQLQAEKQKAREEEEQKEGGDGAAGDPKKEKKSLDSDESEDEEDDYQQKRKGVEGLIDIENPNRVAQTTKKVTQLDLDGPKELSRREREEIEKQKAKERYMKMHLAGKTEQAKADLARLAIIRKQREEAARKKEEERKAKDDATLSGKRMQSLSLNK from the exons ATGCCCAAAGGAG GGAGAAAGGGAGGCCACAAAGGCCGGGCGAGGCAGTATACGAGCCCTGAGGAGATCGACGCACAGCTGCAGGCTGAGAAGCAGAAGGCCAGG gaagaagaggagCAAAAAGAAGGTGGAGATGGGGCTGCAGGTGACcccaaaaaggagaagaaatctcTAGACTCAGATGAGAGTGAGGATGAAGAAGATGACTACCAG CAAAAGCGCAAAGGCGTCGAAGGGCTCATCGACATCGAGAACCCCAACCGGGTGGCACAGACAACCaaaaaggtcacacagctggatcTGGACGGGCCAAAGGAGCTTTCCAGGAGAGAACG AGAAGAGATTGAgaagcagaaggcaaaagagcGTTACATGAAGATGCACTTGGCCGGGAAGACAGAGCAAGCCAAGGCCGACCTGGCCCGACTGGCCATCATCCGGAAACAGCGGGAGGAGGCTGCccggaagaaggaagaggaaaggaaag caAAAGATGATGCCACATTGTCAGGAAAACGAATGCAGTCGCTCTCCCTGAATAAGTAA